One window of Pyrus communis chromosome 12, drPyrComm1.1, whole genome shotgun sequence genomic DNA carries:
- the LOC137709877 gene encoding bidirectional sugar transporter SWEET4-like, whose product MVSADAMRTVVGIIGNVISFILFLSPVQTFVQIWKKGSVEQYSPVPYLATLFNCMAWALYGLPVVHPNSLLVVTINGSAIFIELSYVILFLIYSSDKKQRLKVLLVLLLELGFMALLAFLVIKLAHTHNKRSLIVGLVCILGNIMMYASPLSVMKLVITTKSVEYMPFFLSLFSFFNSVAWFTYALIRFDIFLTIPNGLGLLFGSAQLLLYATYYKNTKILMAEKKARQLSLTEVVSGRDEPKKIGRIHHNGRAPSQNNGA is encoded by the exons ATGGTTTCTGCAGATGCTATGCGAACTGTCGTCGGTATCATCG GAAACGTCATCTCATTCATTTTGTTCCTCTCACCAGT GCAAACTTTTGTTCAAATTTGGAAAAAAGGGTCAGTGGAGCAATACTCACCAGTCCCATACCTTGCAACCCTATTTAACTGCATGGCATGGGCCTTGTACGGATTGCCTGTGGTGCACCCCAACAGTCTTCTGGTGGTGACCATCAATGGCTCTGCAATTTTCATTGAGCTTTCCTACGTCATCCTCTTCCTCATCTACTCATCTGACAAGAAGCAGAGGCTCAAAGTGCTTCTCGTGCTGCTTTTGGAGCTCGGTTTCATGGCTCTTCTGGCATTTCTTGTTATCAAATTGGCTCACACACACAACAAGAGGTCACTGATTGTTGGCTTAGTTTGCATTCTAGGTAACATCATGATGTATGCTTCACCTCTCTCTGTCATG AAATTGGTGATTACAACAAAAAGTGTGGAATACATGCCATTTTTCCTCTCactcttttcctttttcaataGCGTTGCCTGGTTCACATATGCTCTCATCCGTTTTGACATCTTCTTGACT ATTCCGAATGGGTTGGGCTTACTTTTTGGATCAGCTCAACTGCTTCTCTATGCCACATACTACAAGAACACTAAAATACTGATGGCAGAAAAAAAGGCCAGACAATTGAGTTTGACAGAGGTGGTTTCCGGCAGAGATGAACCCAAAAAGATAGGCCGCATTCATCACAACGGCCGTGCTCCCTCTCAGAACAACGGGGCATGA